Proteins encoded in a region of the Flammeovirga yaeyamensis genome:
- a CDS encoding M16 family metallopeptidase: protein MIHFNEFVLDNGLKVFVLEDQTVASAVVNIMYDVGSKDEDPEKTGFAHLFEHLMFGGSVNVPSFDTPIQKVGGSNNAFTSPDITNYYITLPAQNIETAFWLESDRMLSLSFDPKVLEVQRKVVIEEYKQRYINQPYGDVWHILRKMAYKKHSYQWPTIGKEIKHIEDATMDDVKAFFHKYYVPSNAVMVVAGNVKTEEVKRLSQKWFGPIPAGVKPLRNIPVEPKQTEARFQQVEKDVPIDMLYKVWHMEGRKEKEYYTSDLVSDLMGRGKSSILYQKLVKEEQLFSGINAYITGSFDPGLLCITGKLSDGVSLETANQSLNQVIKDFKNTEFTEENMNKVKNLAEFSMTYGKTEILPRAMSIAFGALLGNPNLINEEEELLRNVQLEDVMTKAKSILKEESCSTLFYKAK from the coding sequence ATGATTCACTTTAATGAGTTTGTCCTTGATAACGGTTTAAAGGTATTCGTATTGGAAGACCAAACGGTTGCTTCGGCGGTTGTCAATATAATGTATGATGTAGGCTCTAAGGATGAGGATCCTGAAAAAACGGGTTTTGCTCACCTCTTTGAACATTTAATGTTCGGTGGTTCAGTAAATGTGCCTTCATTTGATACTCCTATTCAAAAAGTAGGTGGATCTAATAATGCTTTCACTTCACCTGATATTACCAACTATTATATCACTTTACCCGCTCAAAATATTGAAACGGCATTTTGGTTGGAATCTGACCGTATGTTGAGTCTTTCCTTCGACCCTAAAGTTTTAGAGGTACAACGAAAAGTGGTCATAGAAGAATATAAGCAAAGGTATATTAACCAACCCTATGGTGATGTATGGCATATTTTAAGAAAAATGGCCTACAAAAAGCATAGTTACCAATGGCCTACTATCGGAAAAGAAATTAAGCATATTGAAGACGCTACTATGGATGATGTGAAAGCATTTTTCCATAAGTATTATGTACCTTCGAATGCTGTAATGGTGGTGGCAGGAAATGTGAAGACGGAAGAGGTGAAACGTTTAAGCCAAAAATGGTTTGGACCTATACCTGCAGGGGTGAAACCACTTCGAAATATTCCTGTGGAACCAAAACAAACGGAAGCCAGATTCCAACAAGTTGAAAAGGATGTACCAATCGATATGTTATATAAAGTATGGCATATGGAAGGAAGAAAGGAAAAAGAATATTATACTTCCGATCTTGTAAGTGATTTAATGGGAAGAGGTAAATCTTCTATTTTATATCAAAAACTCGTTAAGGAAGAGCAACTTTTCTCTGGTATTAATGCTTATATCACCGGATCATTTGATCCCGGTTTATTATGTATTACTGGTAAATTATCTGATGGTGTTTCACTGGAAACAGCCAATCAAAGTTTAAACCAAGTAATCAAAGATTTCAAGAATACAGAATTTACTGAAGAAAATATGAATAAGGTGAAAAACTTGGCAGAATTCTCGATGACTTACGGGAAAACAGAAATTCTTCCTCGTGCCATGTCGATCGCTTTCGGTGCTTTACTAGGCAATCCTAATTTAATTAACGAAGAAGAAGAACTACTTAGAAATGTTCAGTTAGAAGATGTGATGACAAAAGCAAAGTCTATTCTGAAAGAAGAAAGTTGTTCTACACTTTTTTATAAGGCAAAATAA
- the porQ gene encoding type IX secretion system protein PorQ, whose translation MKTNLRLFITLLLFLFVHPLFAQLGGSQAFNFLNVANNARQVGLGGFLVSSGLDDPNAMFYNSALLTEASTNQAFLNYYDYHMTAGMTSLGYAKQVGGGIVGIGMSYMGYGQFDGFDQNGNYNGTYTANDYWFQGSYTHKVGVFSMGANLKFASSRIESFNANALMLDLNGAFIHPTKDLVVGLTIKNAGFVTKQYQPNDESELPFDTQLGVSFKPERMPIRFSVTYHHIHQFDITYTDSSLKGEKDAFGNDLYEEPSFADKLSRHFAFGGEFVLGKVLNIRAGYNVMRRREMVAQNVKGLAGMSLGAALKVKKHINFGYSVAWYHIAGPTNSLSLSVATTGWDKRKKTVIE comes from the coding sequence ATGAAAACTAACCTTCGTCTGTTCATTACTTTACTTCTTTTCTTATTTGTTCATCCATTATTTGCACAATTAGGCGGATCACAAGCGTTTAATTTTTTAAATGTAGCCAATAATGCAAGACAAGTAGGTTTGGGAGGTTTTTTAGTCTCCTCGGGATTAGACGATCCTAATGCGATGTTTTACAATTCTGCTTTATTAACAGAGGCATCTACCAATCAGGCATTCTTAAATTACTATGATTATCATATGACTGCAGGAATGACTTCTTTGGGTTATGCTAAACAAGTAGGAGGAGGAATCGTAGGCATTGGAATGTCTTACATGGGTTACGGACAGTTCGATGGTTTTGATCAAAACGGGAATTATAACGGAACGTATACAGCCAATGATTATTGGTTTCAAGGAAGTTATACACATAAAGTAGGCGTATTTTCTATGGGAGCGAATTTGAAGTTTGCTTCTTCCAGAATCGAAAGTTTTAATGCAAATGCTTTAATGTTGGATTTAAACGGAGCATTTATCCACCCCACCAAAGATTTAGTAGTCGGGTTAACCATCAAAAATGCAGGGTTTGTAACCAAGCAATACCAACCGAATGATGAGAGTGAATTACCTTTTGATACACAATTAGGTGTTTCGTTTAAACCCGAAAGAATGCCCATTAGATTTTCAGTAACTTATCATCATATTCATCAATTTGATATTACTTATACAGACTCTTCTTTAAAAGGAGAAAAGGACGCTTTTGGCAACGATCTCTACGAGGAACCCTCATTTGCTGACAAATTGTCACGACATTTTGCATTTGGAGGTGAATTTGTATTAGGCAAAGTGTTGAACATTCGTGCCGGTTATAACGTCATGAGGCGTCGGGAAATGGTTGCTCAGAATGTAAAAGGTCTAGCAGGCATGTCCTTGGGAGCGGCATTGAAGGTAAAAAAACACATCAATTTCGGTTACAGTGTGGCTTGGTACCATATTGCTGGACCAACCAACAGTTTGAGCTTATCGGTGGCAACGACGGGTTGGGATAAGAGAAAAAAGACTGTCATCGAATAA
- the hslU gene encoding ATP-dependent protease ATPase subunit HslU, with protein sequence MLESSNYLTPREIVAELDKYIIGQNDAKKNVSIALRNRWRRMNVKGDLGKEIMPNNILMIGSTGVGKTEIARRLAKVAKAPFVKVEASKFTEVGYVGRDVESMVRDLVEQSVSMVKELKKALVEEKTAQAVEDAILDALIPPLKSAPTTNNSGEYINSDHELNEKTRERFREKLRAGELEDRKIDVTVDKNSGNLGFIGGAPIDEGSMMNIQEMISGMMPKKSKKRKMSIEDARKILVEQESAKLIDMDEVKDEAVKLAENSGIIFIDEIDKVASGGSKQGADVSREGVQRDLLPIVEGSAVNTKHGVVKTDHILFIAAGAFHLSKPSDLIPELQGRFPIRVELQSLTENDFKVILRQPKNALTKQYEALLGAEDVQLSFNDDALDEIAVIAHEINVEVENIGARRLHTVMSHLLNDLLFDVPDVIGANAQIVVTKEMVHERLSGLVKNRDLSQYIL encoded by the coding sequence ATGCTAGAGAGCTCAAATTATTTGACCCCAAGAGAAATTGTAGCAGAATTAGATAAATATATTATCGGTCAGAATGATGCCAAAAAGAACGTTTCTATTGCCCTAAGAAATAGATGGAGAAGAATGAATGTGAAAGGCGATCTTGGAAAAGAGATTATGCCAAATAACATTTTGATGATCGGTTCTACTGGTGTTGGTAAAACAGAAATTGCAAGAAGATTAGCTAAAGTAGCCAAAGCACCTTTCGTAAAAGTAGAAGCTTCTAAATTTACAGAGGTAGGTTATGTAGGTCGTGATGTAGAAAGCATGGTAAGAGATTTGGTTGAACAATCTGTTAGCATGGTAAAGGAATTAAAGAAAGCATTAGTAGAGGAAAAAACAGCTCAAGCTGTTGAAGATGCTATTCTAGACGCATTAATTCCACCATTAAAATCTGCACCAACGACTAATAATTCTGGAGAATATATTAATTCTGATCACGAGCTAAACGAAAAAACTCGTGAGCGTTTCAGAGAAAAATTAAGAGCTGGAGAATTAGAAGACCGTAAGATTGATGTTACAGTTGATAAGAACTCTGGTAATTTAGGCTTTATCGGTGGAGCTCCAATCGACGAGGGTTCTATGATGAACATCCAAGAGATGATCAGCGGAATGATGCCTAAGAAAAGTAAAAAACGTAAAATGTCCATTGAGGATGCACGTAAGATCTTGGTAGAGCAAGAAAGTGCAAAATTAATCGACATGGATGAGGTGAAAGATGAGGCAGTAAAACTTGCAGAAAACTCAGGTATCATTTTCATCGATGAGATTGATAAAGTAGCAAGTGGAGGTTCTAAGCAAGGCGCAGATGTTTCTAGAGAAGGAGTACAAAGAGACTTACTTCCAATTGTTGAAGGATCAGCAGTAAATACAAAGCATGGTGTTGTAAAAACAGATCATATTTTATTTATCGCAGCAGGTGCTTTCCATTTATCAAAACCATCTGATTTGATTCCTGAACTTCAAGGTCGTTTCCCAATTAGAGTAGAGCTTCAAAGCTTAACAGAAAACGATTTTAAAGTGATCTTACGTCAACCTAAAAATGCACTTACTAAGCAATATGAAGCTTTATTAGGAGCTGAAGACGTTCAACTTTCATTTAATGATGATGCATTGGATGAAATTGCAGTAATCGCTCATGAGATTAATGTGGAAGTAGAAAACATTGGTGCAAGAAGATTACACACTGTAATGTCTCACCTACTAAATGATCTACTATTTGATGTTCCTGATGTAATAGGAGCAAATGCACAAATAGTGGTTACTAAAGAGATGGTTCATGAAAGACTTTCTGGGTTAGTGAAAAACAGAGATCTTTCACAATACATACTGTAA
- a CDS encoding SusC/RagA family TonB-linked outer membrane protein — translation MRLTKTLCFLLLSLITLTYSYAQDRIITGTVTDGVKPLPGVTIVVQGTRRGGVSDIDGNFKISLQPGDNKLEFNFIGMKSQVIEIGNRTSFNVAMEENTEELDEVIVTANAIEREKRTLGYAVTSVDGEEVDRVKSTNFLNSLSGKVPGVQISQASSNPGGSTRIVIRGTNSLSGGNQPLIVVDGIPVSNTNISTGSGIQGAFDAGNGAGEINPADIASVTVLKGASAAALYGSRAANGAIIITTKRGKAKEGPTVSLNSSVRFETPNRLPSFQNRYAQGFHGKYDKNSENGWGPIINGQVVPMYDYASDTSNLPESQWPLQTLAAYPDNVKDFYETGSLFINSVDVSSATEKGDYRLGFTSMNQKGIVPGAGLDRYTFAVNAGHKLNKVISSRVGMNYVQSQTRGSVSQGGNSPNVLTSIINGIPRTTPLERLQLVDGEQNPIGRFSNSPYWVAEKNGNDVNVNRFFGFGMLEAKATDWLTFRGRAGLDYRVDKRFTRSAKGTLGAINGSFTNDDMERTELTTSLMATIQKDFGEKFKLTAIIGHEYNSRVFKRNTLSASELSVSELYTPTNAKNTVSTTDFVEQRLLGMYGDISLTYNNYLTLNMTMRNDWSSTLPKDNRSYFYPSASLSFIFSEALNIHNDFFSYGKLRLSAAQVGNDTSPYQLDYYYYPRSSYFGQFGTTNNYPFNGQTAYAATNVIPPENLVPERQNSWEIGTELSFFNGKIGVDFTYYQIETKNQILAVPTPESTGYNTKRVNAGAVQNRGIELLLSFIPIQKKDFEWNSQINFTRNQNKVTELIEGLDKLQIASGFNGVSVQAVPGESLQLQGVGFKRADSGEILVDPNTGLRMQGDEETFGEIQPEFLLGFQNSFTYKGVTLNFLIDWNQGGKMISRTVGDLRFNGLAEETAVNREQSFVDRNAYIESGDGTVKPNDISVSHQDFWQAYSSSGIAEGSVFDKTYVKLREVSLAYTLPQSLVAKSGFIKSVAVGFEARNLWIIYSKIPHIDPETSLFQSASDASGAVEMGSLPSTRSFGGNLKLVF, via the coding sequence ATGAGATTAACTAAGACGCTTTGCTTTTTACTACTCTCTTTAATCACTTTAACCTATTCGTACGCCCAAGATAGAATCATTACAGGGACAGTTACTGATGGAGTTAAACCTTTGCCAGGAGTAACTATTGTTGTTCAAGGCACCAGAAGAGGAGGAGTATCTGATATCGACGGTAACTTTAAAATTTCCTTACAACCGGGCGATAACAAATTGGAATTTAATTTTATAGGTATGAAATCCCAAGTAATTGAAATTGGTAATCGAACCAGTTTTAATGTGGCTATGGAAGAAAATACCGAAGAACTCGACGAAGTAATTGTCACAGCTAATGCCATTGAAAGAGAAAAAAGAACTCTAGGTTATGCGGTAACTTCTGTGGATGGGGAAGAAGTAGATAGAGTAAAATCAACTAACTTTTTGAACTCTCTGTCAGGTAAAGTTCCAGGTGTACAAATTTCTCAAGCGTCTTCTAACCCTGGTGGATCGACAAGAATTGTGATTCGTGGTACGAACTCATTGAGTGGTGGAAACCAACCATTGATTGTTGTTGATGGTATTCCAGTAAGTAATACAAACATCTCTACAGGTAGTGGTATTCAAGGTGCTTTTGATGCAGGTAATGGTGCAGGTGAGATTAACCCGGCAGATATAGCTTCAGTAACTGTTCTTAAAGGGGCATCTGCAGCTGCACTATATGGTTCTAGAGCTGCCAACGGAGCCATTATTATTACAACCAAAAGAGGTAAAGCGAAAGAAGGACCAACGGTGAGTTTAAATTCTAGTGTGCGTTTTGAAACGCCGAACAGATTGCCGTCTTTCCAAAATAGATATGCACAAGGTTTCCACGGTAAATACGATAAGAATTCGGAGAATGGATGGGGACCAATAATAAATGGACAAGTGGTTCCAATGTACGATTATGCTTCGGACACGTCCAATCTTCCGGAAAGTCAGTGGCCATTGCAGACACTTGCTGCTTATCCAGATAATGTCAAAGATTTTTACGAGACCGGTTCACTTTTTATTAACTCAGTAGATGTTTCTTCTGCTACAGAAAAAGGAGATTATCGATTAGGTTTTACTTCTATGAACCAAAAAGGTATTGTTCCCGGTGCAGGTTTAGATCGTTATACTTTTGCAGTAAATGCTGGTCATAAATTAAATAAAGTAATTAGCTCAAGAGTAGGTATGAACTATGTGCAATCTCAGACACGTGGTTCTGTATCCCAAGGGGGTAACTCACCCAACGTATTGACATCAATTATTAATGGCATACCAAGAACAACACCTTTAGAGAGATTGCAATTAGTCGATGGAGAACAAAATCCGATTGGTCGTTTTTCAAATTCACCTTATTGGGTAGCAGAGAAAAATGGTAACGACGTCAATGTAAATCGTTTCTTCGGTTTTGGTATGTTAGAAGCGAAGGCAACAGATTGGTTGACATTTAGAGGTAGAGCGGGTTTAGATTATCGTGTGGATAAACGATTTACACGATCAGCCAAAGGGACATTGGGAGCTATCAATGGTTCGTTTACAAATGATGACATGGAAAGAACCGAGTTGACCACTTCTTTAATGGCGACCATTCAAAAAGATTTTGGTGAAAAATTCAAACTTACTGCAATTATAGGTCATGAATATAACTCGAGAGTATTTAAGAGAAATACATTATCTGCATCAGAGTTATCAGTGTCAGAATTATATACACCAACCAATGCTAAAAACACTGTAAGTACAACCGATTTTGTAGAGCAAAGGTTATTAGGTATGTACGGTGATATATCACTTACTTACAACAATTACTTGACATTGAATATGACCATGAGAAATGACTGGTCATCTACACTACCAAAAGATAATCGATCATACTTCTATCCATCAGCCAGTTTATCATTTATCTTCTCAGAGGCATTGAATATTCATAATGATTTCTTCTCTTATGGTAAATTGAGATTAAGTGCAGCACAAGTTGGTAATGATACAAGCCCGTATCAATTGGATTATTATTACTATCCTCGTTCTTCTTATTTTGGTCAGTTTGGTACAACGAATAATTATCCATTTAATGGTCAAACAGCTTATGCAGCAACCAATGTTATTCCTCCAGAAAACTTGGTTCCGGAAAGACAGAACTCTTGGGAAATAGGTACTGAACTTAGCTTCTTTAATGGTAAAATTGGAGTAGACTTTACATATTATCAAATAGAGACCAAGAACCAGATTCTAGCTGTACCTACACCAGAATCTACAGGTTATAATACCAAAAGAGTAAATGCAGGAGCTGTACAGAATAGAGGTATTGAATTACTATTATCATTTATACCAATTCAGAAAAAAGATTTTGAATGGAACTCTCAAATTAACTTTACACGAAACCAAAATAAAGTTACTGAGTTGATAGAAGGTTTGGATAAACTTCAAATTGCTTCTGGTTTTAATGGGGTTTCAGTTCAAGCCGTTCCTGGCGAGTCATTGCAGTTACAAGGTGTTGGATTTAAAAGAGCAGATTCGGGAGAAATTTTGGTTGATCCAAATACTGGTTTGAGAATGCAGGGTGATGAAGAAACATTTGGTGAGATTCAGCCAGAATTCCTACTAGGTTTCCAAAATAGCTTTACATATAAGGGTGTTACTCTAAACTTTTTGATCGACTGGAATCAAGGAGGAAAAATGATTTCAAGAACTGTTGGCGATTTAAGATTTAATGGTCTAGCAGAAGAAACAGCCGTAAACAGAGAACAATCTTTTGTAGATAGAAATGCTTACATAGAATCAGGAGATGGTACAGTGAAGCCGAATGATATTTCAGTGTCTCATCAAGATTTTTGGCAAGCGTATTCATCAAGTGGTATTGCCGAAGGATCTGTATTTGATAAGACATATGTGAAATTAAGAGAAGTAAGTTTAGCGTATACTTTACCTCAGTCTTTAGTGGCTAAATCAGGATTTATTAAATCTGTAGCTGTTGGTTTTGAAGCTAGAAACTTATGGATCATCTACAGTAAGATTCCTCATATTGACCCAGAAACCAGTTTATTCCAATCGGCTAGTGATGCTTCTGGAGCTGTGGAAATGGGTAGTTTACCTTCTACGAGAAGTTTTGGTGGTAACTTAAAATTAGTATTCTAA